Proteins from a genomic interval of Medicago truncatula cultivar Jemalong A17 chromosome 3, MtrunA17r5.0-ANR, whole genome shotgun sequence:
- the LOC11432723 gene encoding nudix hydrolase 2 has translation MMMRSRAITSKLYTSCLLATSKSFLTSSVPPLLAKTKTSHGSIIPQFQGYKNSFLFPRAYWSASSALLDEEVRGRCATGLLKAVEDQHGGVIINIEEPMDSFDFASMLDASLSQWRIQGKKGVWIKLPREHSNLVASAVEAGFKYHHAEPDHLMLVYWIPNTPDTIPANASHRISIGAFVVNANMEVLVVQEKNGRFSGKGIWKLPTGAVNEGEDVCAAAIREVKEETGIETEFVEVLAFRERHKCFFQKSEILFVCMLKPRSFNIQSQVSEIEAAQWMAIEDYVAQPFVQQNELFDFLTKVGLSKLEGKYSGFSTMLTSTSSCKSHVYINTKDSSHLLTSKIGES, from the exons ATGATGATGAGGTCTAGAGCTATCACTAGCAAACTTTATACTTCATGCCTTTTAGCAACTTCTAAATCATTCCTCACATCTTCTGTCCCTCCACTTCTAGCTAAAACTAAAACTTCTCATGGCTCTATCATCCCTCAATTTCAAG GCTACAAGAACAGTTTTCTTTTCCCAAGAGCATACTGGTCTGCCTCTTCAGCTTTATTGGATGAGGAAGTGAGAGGTAGATGTGCTACTGGATTACTCAAAGCTGTTGAGGATCAACATGGAGGAGTTATTATAAACATTGAGGAACCTATGGATTCTTTTGATTTTGCTTCTATGTTAGATGCTTCATTATCACAATGGAGGATACAG GGAAAGAAGGGAGTGTGGATCAAATTGCCTAGAGAACACTCAAATCTTGTGGCTTCTGCTGTTGAG GCTGGATTCAAATACCATCATGCTGAACCAGATCACTTGATGCTTGTATATTGGATTCCCAACACTCCTGATACCATTCCTGCAAATGCTTCTCACCGCATTTCTATCGGTGCTTTTGTAGTCAATGCCAATATGGAG gTCCTTGTGGTTCAGGAAAAAAACGGTAGATTCAGTGGTAAAGGAATATGGAAATTGCCTACTGGAGCTGTTAATGAG GGTGAGGATGTTTGTGCTGCTGCAATCAGAGAAGTCAAAGAAGAGACAGGA ATAGAAACTGAGTTTGTTGAAGTTTTAGCATTCAG AGAAAGACATAAATGTTTCTTCCAAAAATCAGAGATACTATTTGTATGCATGTTGAAACCTCGTTCATTTAACATTCAGAGCCAAGTTTCAGAGATTGAGGCAGCTCAG TGGATGGCAATTGAGGATTATGTAGCTCAACCTTTTGTGCAacaaaatgaactatttgactTTCTTACAAAAGTAGGTTTATCAAAGTTGGAAGGAAAGTACTCAGGCTTTTCTACCATGCTTACTAGCACTTCCTCTTGCAAGTCCCATGTGTACATCAACACAAAAGATTCTTCCCATTTGTTAACTTCCAAGATTGGTGAATCTTGA
- the LOC11429060 gene encoding uncharacterized protein produces MLSCYFCLLRIVSSWLWIASPFALLMFFSTYKLVGLGFFSLFFSSMAILLSTLLYIWKYKLVQVDENFATTTMLMNESMIEAMERKEEHQASDIGVVDIYDSYSELDGSISDEENLIEIALPSGHFMDQQKQEFKYNKCSLQQQKNLMELLAEYNEMYEEENLIEIDLSIGSIKCSRFENET; encoded by the coding sequence ATGCTCTCTTGCTACTTTTGCTTATTGAGGATTGTATCCTCATGGTTATGGATTGCTTCTCCCTTTGCTCTCTTGATGTTTTTTTCAACTTACAAACTTGTTGGATTAGGGTTTTTCTCACTCTTCTTCTCATCTATGGCAATTCTTTTGTCTACTCTTCTCTACATATGGAAATACAAACTAGTGCaagttgatgaaaattttgCAACAACTACAATGCTCATGAATGAATCTATGATTGAAGCAatggaaagaaaagaagaacaTCAAGCTAGTGATATTGGTGTTGTTGATATTTATGACTCATATTCTGAGTTAGATGGGTCAATTTCTGATGAGGAAAATCTCATAGAAATTGCACTTCCAAGTGGACACTTTATGGATCAACAGAAACAAGAGTTCAAGTACAATAAGTGCAGTTTACAGCAGcagaaaaatttgatggaatTGTTGGCAGAATATAATGAAATGTATGAGGAAGAGAATTTAATAGAGATTGACTTATCCATTGGTTCAATCAAGTGCTCAAGGTTTGAAAATGaaacataa